One region of Quercus lobata isolate SW786 chromosome 2, ValleyOak3.0 Primary Assembly, whole genome shotgun sequence genomic DNA includes:
- the LOC115976874 gene encoding pentatricopeptide repeat-containing protein At2g36730, with protein MVRFPIPTANPIFPPNSSNCNSNFISKKHQCLTLLKLCSSAQQLFQIHAQIIVSGLHRDSFLLSELIRFCTLSPSKNLRYARSILYGFDDSTPLPWNIVIRGYASSDSPKEAIWVFLGMRRRGIRPNKLTFPFLFKACAAVTAVKEARQVHGEIVKCGLDSDVYVQNSLISAYGCCKRISDACRVFDEMSVRTVVSWNAVITACVENMWFDDGMCYFLKMRDFGFEPDETTMVVMLSACAELGNLSLGRWVHSLVIVRGMVLNFQLGTALVDMYAKSGDVDYAWLVFDRVQEKNVWTWSAMILGLAQHGFAKEALDLFLKMMYNSSIRPNYVTFLGVLCACSHAGLVDDGYRYFHDMEHVHKIKPMMIHYGAMVDILGRAGQLKEAYAFIINMPMEPDPIIWRTLLSACSIHYVNDKDGVGDKVKKKLLELEPRRGGNFVMVANMYSEVGMWEKAADVRRIMKAGRLKKMAGESCVNLGGSIHRFFSGYDDQADYGVIYQLLDGLSLHMKMINLL; from the coding sequence ATGGTTCGGTTTCCAATCCCAACTGCCAATCCCATCTTCCCTCCAAATTCCTCCAACTgtaattcaaatttcatttccAAAAAGCACCAATGCCTCACTCTTCTCAAGCTCTGCTCCTCAGCCCAGCAGCTCTTTCAAATCCATGCTCAAATCATAGTCTCTGGCCTCCACAGAGACAGCTTCCTCTTAAGCGAACTCATCCGGTTCTGCACTTTGTCTCCCTCGAAAAACTTGCGTTATGCGCGGTCGATTCTCTATGGTTTCGATGATTCGACGCCTTTGCCGTGGAACATTGTCATCAGGGGATATGCCTCGAGTGATTCTCCGAAAGAGGCGATATGGGTATTTCTTGGAATGCGAAGGCGAGGAATTAGACCCAATAAACTCACGTTTCCGTTCCTTTTCAAGGCGTGCGCGGCGGTTACGGCGGTTAAGGAAGCGAGGCAGGTTCATGGGGAGATTGTGAAGTGTGGTTTGGACTCTGATGTGTATGTTCAGAACAGTTTGATCAGTGCATATGGGTGTTGTAAGAGGATTTCGGATGCGTGTAgggtgtttgatgaaatgtcTGTGAGAACGGTTGTTTCTTGGAATGCTGTAATAACTGCTTGTGTTGAGAACATGTGGTTTGATGATGGgatgtgttattttttaaagatgagGGATTTTGGTTTTGAGCCGGATGAGACCACTATGGTGGTTATGCTTTCTGCGTGTGCTGAGCTTGGAAACTTGAGCTTAGGGAGATGGGTTCATTCCCTAGTTATTGTGAGAGGGatggttttgaattttcaattggGTACTGCCCTTGTCGACATGTATGCAAAATCTGGAGATGTAGATTATGCGTGGTTGGTGTTTGATAGAGTGCAAGAGAAAAATGTTTGGACATGGAGTGCAATGATTCTGGGGCTAGCTCAACATGGGTTTGCTAAGGAAGCTCTTGATCTTTTCTTAAAGATGATGTATAACTCATCAATACGTCCGAATTATGTCACCTTTCTTGGGGTCCTTTGTGCTTgtagccatgcaggactagtgGATGATGGGTATCGATACTTTCATGATATGGAGCATGTGCATAAAATTAAACCCATGATGATACATTATGGTGCAATGGTGGATATATTGGGCCGTGCTGGCCAACTCAAGGAGGCTTATGCTTTTATAATAAACATGCCTATGGAACCCGACCCAATTATATGGAGGACTTTGCTTAGTGCGTGCAGCATTCATTATGTTAATGACAAAGATGGGGTGGGAGATAAGGTGAAGAAGAAGTTGCTTGAATTGGAGCCAAGGAGAGGTGGGAATTTTGTGATGGTTGCAAACATGTATTCTGAAGTTGGGATGTGGGAGAAAGCAGCAGATGTGAGGAGGATTATGAAAGCTGGGAGGTTGAAGAAAATGGCGGGAGAGAGTTGTGTGAATTTAGGTGGATCCATCCATAGGTTCTTTTCTGGATATGATGATCAAGCTGATTATGGGGTTATCTACCAGTTATTAGATGGGCTGAGCTTGCACATGAAGATGATTAACTTATTGTAA
- the LOC115976875 gene encoding ATP-dependent zinc metalloprotease FTSH 6, chloroplastic — MSPALSLSLSHPPIFKSQDFSKDNTNLTKSTYRENPCQKTPLDIKISWRKLIKSTALGLTGGGLSVAQPARAVQESPVEATSSRMSYSRFLQYLDEGAVRKVDLFENGTVAIAEIFNPILNKIQRVKIQLPGLPQEFLRKMKEKNIDFAAHPMEVNWWPAILDLLGNLAFPLILLGLLLLRTSSTNTPGGPNLPFGLGRSKAKFQMEPNTGVTFDDVAGVDEAKQDFQEIVEFLKTPEKFTAVGAKIPKGVLLLGPPGTGKTLLAKAIAGEAGVPFFSLSGSEFIEMFVGVGASRVRDLFNKAKANSPCLVFIDEIDAVGRQRGTGIGGGNDEREQTLNQLLTEMDGFNGNTGVIVIAATNRPEILDSALLRPGRFDRQVTVGLPDVRGREEILKVHSNNKKLDKDVSLSVLAMRTPGFSGADLANLMNEAAILAGRRGKEKITMKEVDDSIDRIVAGMEGTKMTDGKNKILVAYHEIGHAVCATLTPGHDPVQKVTLIPRGQARGLTWFIPGEDPALISKQQLFARIIGGLGGRAAEEVIFGESEITTGAAGDLQQITQIARQMVTMFGMSEIGPWALTDPVLQSSDAVLRMLARNSMSEKLAEDIDSSVRDIIESAYEIAKNHIRNSREAIDKLVDVLLEKETLTGDEFRAILSEFTDISSIKINRTPIRDLIEA; from the exons ATGTCACCTGCTCTATCATTGTCTCTTTCCCACCCTCCAATCTTCAAGTCTCAGGACTTCTCAAAGGATAACACCAACCTCACAAAAAGTACTTATAGAGAAAACCCATGTCAGAAAACACCTTTAGACATCAAAATCAGTTGGAGAAAGCTAATAAAGTCAACTGCCTTGGGCCTTACTGGAGGAGGACTCTCTGTTGCTCAACCTGCAAGAGCTGTACAAGAGAGTCCAGTTGAAGCCACTTCAAGTAGAATGTCATACTCAAGATTCTTGCAGTACTTAGATGAAGGCGCTGTAAGAAAGGTAGACCTGTTTGAGAATGGGACTGTTGCCATTGCTGAGATATTCAATCCAATACTAAACAAAATCCAGAGGGTCAAAATTCAGCTACCTGGATTGCCTCAAGAATTTCTGaggaaaatgaaagagaagaatATAGACTTTGCTGCTCATCCAATGGAAGTGAACTGGTGGCCTGCAATACTAGATTTGTTGGGGAATCTGGCTTTTCCATTGATATTGCTTGGCCTTTTGCTGCTTAGAACATCATCTACAAACACTCCAGGAGGCCCCAACTTGCCATTTGGACTTGGAAG GAGCAAAGCTAAATTTCAAATGGAACCCAACACTGGAGTTACGTTTGATGATGTTGCTGGTGTTGATGAAGCAAAGCAAGATTTTCAAGAGATTGTTGAGTTCTTGAAAACCCCAGAAAAGTTTACTGCAGTTGGAGCTAAAATTCCTAAAGGAGTTCTTCTTCTTGGTCCACCTGGGACTGGAAAGACATTGTTGGCCAAGGCAATTGCTGGAGAAGCAGGGgttcctttcttttctctatctGGGTCAGAGTTCATTGAGATGTTTGTTGGTGTAGGGGCTTCAAGAGTGAGGGACTTATTCAACAAAGCAAAGGCTAATTCCCCATGCTTGGTTTTTATTGATGAGATAGATGCTGTTGGGAGGCAGAGAGGAACAGGTATTGGTGGAGGAAATGATGAGAGGGAACAAACACTCAACCAGCTGCTTACTGAAATGGATGGTTTTAATGGAAACACTGGAGTGATTGTTATTGCTGCTACCAATCGACCAGAAATTCTCGATTCTGCTTTGCTTAGGCCAGGGAGGTTTGACAGACAG GTCACTGTTGGATTACCTGATGTGCGAGGGAGGGAAGAAATATTAAAGGTGCATAGCAACAACAAGAAACTTGATAAGGATGTATCTCTTAGTGTTCTCGCCATGCGAACCCCAGGTTTCAGTGGTGCAGACCTGGCAAATCTCATGAATGAGGCTGCCATTCTTGCTGGTAGGAGAGGTAAAGAGAAGATCACAATGAAAGAGGTAGATGATTCAATTGATCGGATTGTGGCAGGAATGGAGGGAACCAAAATGACAGATGGGAAGAACAAAATTCTTGTGGCTTATCATGAAATTGGGCATGCAGTGTGTGC GACATTGACTCCAGGCCATGATCCAGTACAGAAAGTCACTCTAATCCCAAGGGGCCAAGCCCGTGGTCTAACTTGGTTCATACCTGGTGAAGACCCTGCCCTCATCTCTAAGCAGCAACTATTTGCTAGAATAATTGGAGGCCTTGGAGGTCGTGCAGCAGAGGAAGTGATTTTTGGAGAATCAGAAATCACTACAGGTGCAGCTGGAGACTTGCAACAAATCACTCAGATAGCAAGACAG ATGGTAACAATGTTTGGCATGTCTGAGATTGGGCCATGGGCATTGACTGATCCAGTACTCCAAAGCAGTGATGCAGTACTAAGGATGTTAGCTAGAAACTCTATGTCAGAAAAGCTTGCAGAAGATATTGATTCATCAGTACGAGATATAATAGAAAGTGCATATGAGATTGCAAAGAACCACATAAGAAATAGCCGTGAAGCTATTGATAAACTAGTGGATGTTCTCTTGGAGAAGGAAACCCTCACAGGTGATGAATTCAGGGCAATCCTATCTGAATTCACAGATATTTCTTCCATTAAGATCAATAGAACCCCTATCCGTGATTTGATAGAAGCTTAG